A single genomic interval of Pyrus communis chromosome 5, drPyrComm1.1, whole genome shotgun sequence harbors:
- the LOC137735063 gene encoding uncharacterized protein: protein MAIDPSHTTASAAAVTATAGAAAPNTPTTRPVRPAVSSPFPPNLYAAQSLQIRTQSPSSSPLASAAANHQGVLYPLASSGRGFIPRPIRPAAAAGGEPPVTVANAGASYPSRPLLNFPSQQPISVHLMRSNYSLAPSPLPPPIRGLPLSSAAPEVAPSSVPDSNGFKDMRDKNKDDNLAVIRGRKVRVTDGASLYVHCRSWLRNGFPEEIQPQYGDAVRSLPKPSPIPMASATLPKKEGGEAEEKGDDNKDEAEEHIERLSTHDLLKRHVKRARKVRARLREERLQRIARYKSRLALLLPPLVEQFRNDLASGN, encoded by the exons ATGGCCATAGATCCCAGCCACACCACCGCTTCAGCCGCCGCCGTCACGGCCACGGCCGGAGCTGCCGCTCCCAACACACCCACGACGAGGCCCGTAAGACCCGCCGTATCATCTCCTTTTCCTCCTAATCTTTACGCAGCCCAATCCCTCCAAATTCGGACCCAATCGCCATCATCTTCACCATTAGCATCAGCAGCTGCTAATCATCAGGGGGTTCTGTACCCACTGGCTTCCTCAGGCCGAGGCTTCATTCCCCGGCCCATTCGCCCCGCCGCCGCTGCCGGAGGTGAACCCCCAGTCACTGTGGCCAACGCAGGAGCTTCGTACCCATCTCGGCCCCTTCTGAATTTCCCTTCGCAGCAGCCTATTTCTGTGCATTTGATGAGATCCAACTACAGCTTAGCAccttctcctcttcctcctcctatTAGGGGCCTTCCCCTTTCTTCTGCTGCTCCTGAG GTTGCTCCATCTTCAGTTCCTGACAGCAATGGTTTTAAAGACATGAG GGATAAAAACAAAGATGATAACTTAGCTGTCATTAGAGGTCGAAAA GTCAGGGTGACAGATGGAGCTTCTCTATACGTGCACTGTCGGTCATGGTTGAGGAACGGTTTTCCTGAAGAAATTCAG CCACAATATGGTGATGCTGTAAGGTCTCTTCCTAAACCTTCACCAATACCTATGGCAAGTgctactcttccaaagaaggaGGGGGGTGAAGCAGAAGAAAAGGGAGATGATAACAAGGACGAG GCTGAGGAACACATTGAGCGTTTATCAACACATGATCTGTTAAAAAGACATGTCAAACGCGCCAGAAAGGTTCGAGCACG ATTAAGAGAAGAACGCTTACAGCGAATTGCAAGGTACAAGTCTAGGCTTGCGCTTCTCCTTCCTCCCTTGGTAGAACAGTTCAGAAATGATCTAGCTTCAGGAAACTGA
- the LOC137735748 gene encoding homeobox-leucine zipper protein HOX11-like has translation MELCLSLGGHEEPAERSDQNTTTTTTKTTEFCMSLSIGPSCAAGTTSTPHPPPRHEAAAADKKQDDDDGDHIHVDDRVPLQLDLLLWPTSPCNRIQNAGVLSMNVINRVEEVVAAASSTHTNSGSSSFQIMDIGSNNHSKGSAGDDLNNNYHNVYNYNRKAHSAEAGDDEGERASNSRVGSDEEEDDIINGNTSTSRKKLRLSKEQSAFLEESFKEHHTLDPKQKLALAKQLSLRPRQVEVWFQNKRARTKLKQTEVDCEFLKRCCETLTEENRRLNKELQELRALKATHHSNPFSMQSPATTLTMCPSCERTATTANPASKTTNNTNNNNNNKVESTSPTKVQAAKFPLKRPSFYPFFQPKSHPSSAAS, from the exons ATGGAGCTTTGTTTGAGCTTAGGAGGTCATGAGGAACCTGCAGAGCGATCAGATCagaacaccaccaccaccaccaccaaaacgaCAGAGTTTTGCATGAGCTTATCAATCGGTCCAAGCTGTGCTGCTGGTACTACTAGtactcctcatcctcctccaagaCATGAAGCAGCTGCAGCAGATAAAAaacaagatgatgatgatggtgatcaTATTCATGTAGATGATCGTGTACCACTTCAACTTGATCTTCTCCTTTGGCCTACTTCTCCTTGTAATCGGATTCAAAACG CTGGTGTGCTGTCCATGAACGTGATCAACAGAGTTGAGGAAGTGGTGGCTGCTGCGTCGTCAACGCACACGAACAGTGGTTCGTCGTCGTTTCAGATCATGGATATCGGCAGTAATAATCACAGCAAGGGCAGTGCAGGTGATGATCTGAATAATAATTACCACAACGTCTACAACTACAATAGGAAGGCTCACTCTGCAGAAGCAGGAGATGATGAGGGAGAAAGGGCATCTAATTCCAGGGTGGGCAGCGATGAGGAGGAGGACGACATTATCAATGGTAACACTAGCACCTCTAGAAAGAAGCTCAGGCTCTCCAAGGAACAATCTGCTTTTCTTGAAGAAAGTTTCAAAGAACACCATACTCTCGATCCT AAGCAAAAGCTGGCACTGGCGAAACAGCTTAGTCTTCGTCCAAGACAAGTTGAAGTTTGGTTTCAGAATAAAAGAGCAAG GACAAAGTTGAAGCAAACGGAGGTTGACTGTGAGTTCCTGAAGAGATGTTGTGAGACACTGACGGAAGAGAACAGAAGGCTAAACAAAGAGCTACAAGAGTTGAGGGCTTTGAAGGCTACTCATCACTCAAACCCATTCTCCATGCAATCACCAGCCACCACCCTCACCATGTGTCCTTCCTGCGAGCGCACAGCCACCACCGCCAACCCCGCCAGCAAAACCACCAACAATactaataacaataataataataaagttgAGTCAACTAGTCCTACAAAAGTCCAAGCAGCTAAATTCCCTCTCAAAAGACCCAGCTTCTATCCATTTTTTCAACCCAAATCCCACCCCTCTTCCGCAGCTTCATGA
- the LOC137734135 gene encoding protein N-terminal asparagine amidohydrolase isoform X1, which yields MIFVDGLPFSTDSSASPQGWDTLVALLEHPALVEASNSFKAISERRFSVREESVLDTSPRSKWVYLFQREYATVDPALVDFVGTDEATTCIGVAIRNPRNGMTSVAHMDSPNIVDTGLSQMLSLLVDHNTDMELDVHLVGGFEDVSTNHGNYNTGSESQENLDGYSFPLGAKIVETLRKRPEKFHIRTLCILGHNTRRDPEGNAYPSFNGFMIGTSTGSITPAIFDKTSRCPDEVVRRIRVSVSYEDTSWKGKLLETYDTQTDHFKIAPCCWTLQQLHFALSLQRYSDSEILLMCSTSPSAENPDFVENMRRQWDYLIKHPDWRETFPMKQPRIFERTAEGGWRKPQGADTLMNRRF from the exons ATGATCTTTGTTGATGGGCTTCCCTTTTCTACAGACTCTTCTGCATCGCCtcag GGATGGGATACTCTGGTTGCTCTACTGGAACACCCTGCTTTGGTAGAAGCCTCAAATTCGTTCAAAGCTATCTCGGAGAGGAGATTCTCTGTACGTGAAGAATCAGTTCTGGACACATCGCCACGTAGTAAATGGGTTTATTTGTTCCAGAGAGAATATGCAACTGTTGATCCAGCATTGGTGGAT TTTGTTGGAACTGATGAAGCAACAACCTGTATCGGTGTGGCCATCCGGAATCCTAGAAATGGAAT GACCTCAGTTGCTCATATGGATTCTCCAAACATTGTGGACACGGGTTTATCCCAAATGCTGTCACTCCTTGTTGACCATAACACGGATATGGAGTTAGAT GTGCATCTAGTTGGTGGATTTGAAGATGTTTCAACTAAT CATGGTAACTACAACACTGGATCAGAAAGTCAGGAAAACTTGGATGGTTATTCCTTCCCTTTAGGTGCCAAAATTGTTGAAACTTTAAGGAAGAGACCAGAGAAATTCCATATACGTACTCTATGCATTCTTGGGCATAACACTAGAAGGGATCCCGAGGGAAACGCGTACCCAAGCTTCAACGGTTTCATG ATAGGAACTTCCACCGGATCTATTACCCCAGCTATCTTTGACAAAACCTCAAGATGCCCTGATGAAGTTGTCAGGAGAATTCGAGTTTCTGTATCATATGAGGACACTAGTTGGAAAGGAAAGTTACTAGAAACATATGATACCCAAACTGATCATTTCAAGATAGCTCCATGTTGCTG GACACTGCAGCAGTTACATTTTGCTTTGTCATTACAACGCTACTCTGATTCAGAAATCCTTCTCATGTGTTCTACTTCACCTTCTGCTGAGAACCCAGATTTTGTGGAGAATATGAGAAG GCAATGGGACTACCTAATTAAACACCCAGATTGGAGAGAAACCTTTCCCATGAAGCAGCCACGCATATTTGAGAGGACTGCTGAAGGTGGCTGGAGAAAGCCACAAGGTGCTGATACATTAATGAATAGGAGGTTCTAG
- the LOC137734135 gene encoding protein N-terminal asparagine amidohydrolase isoform X2 translates to MIFVDGLPFSTDSSASPQGWDTLVALLEHPALVEASNSFKAISERRFSVREESVLDTSPRSKWVYLFQREYATVDPALVDHGNYNTGSESQENLDGYSFPLGAKIVETLRKRPEKFHIRTLCILGHNTRRDPEGNAYPSFNGFMIGTSTGSITPAIFDKTSRCPDEVVRRIRVSVSYEDTSWKGKLLETYDTQTDHFKIAPCCWTLQQLHFALSLQRYSDSEILLMCSTSPSAENPDFVENMRRQWDYLIKHPDWRETFPMKQPRIFERTAEGGWRKPQGADTLMNRRF, encoded by the exons ATGATCTTTGTTGATGGGCTTCCCTTTTCTACAGACTCTTCTGCATCGCCtcag GGATGGGATACTCTGGTTGCTCTACTGGAACACCCTGCTTTGGTAGAAGCCTCAAATTCGTTCAAAGCTATCTCGGAGAGGAGATTCTCTGTACGTGAAGAATCAGTTCTGGACACATCGCCACGTAGTAAATGGGTTTATTTGTTCCAGAGAGAATATGCAACTGTTGATCCAGCATTGGTGGAT CATGGTAACTACAACACTGGATCAGAAAGTCAGGAAAACTTGGATGGTTATTCCTTCCCTTTAGGTGCCAAAATTGTTGAAACTTTAAGGAAGAGACCAGAGAAATTCCATATACGTACTCTATGCATTCTTGGGCATAACACTAGAAGGGATCCCGAGGGAAACGCGTACCCAAGCTTCAACGGTTTCATG ATAGGAACTTCCACCGGATCTATTACCCCAGCTATCTTTGACAAAACCTCAAGATGCCCTGATGAAGTTGTCAGGAGAATTCGAGTTTCTGTATCATATGAGGACACTAGTTGGAAAGGAAAGTTACTAGAAACATATGATACCCAAACTGATCATTTCAAGATAGCTCCATGTTGCTG GACACTGCAGCAGTTACATTTTGCTTTGTCATTACAACGCTACTCTGATTCAGAAATCCTTCTCATGTGTTCTACTTCACCTTCTGCTGAGAACCCAGATTTTGTGGAGAATATGAGAAG GCAATGGGACTACCTAATTAAACACCCAGATTGGAGAGAAACCTTTCCCATGAAGCAGCCACGCATATTTGAGAGGACTGCTGAAGGTGGCTGGAGAAAGCCACAAGGTGCTGATACATTAATGAATAGGAGGTTCTAG